A DNA window from Leptolyngbya sp. KIOST-1 contains the following coding sequences:
- a CDS encoding multicopper oxidase family protein produces the protein MRSIKRREFLGLSAGATAAILLSQCSKAQTQGSTASPTLLPGRVINSQGGLLSLDLEANVQPVPLGNRRANLLTFNGQMPGPRLEAKPGDTVQIRFTNRLNQPTNLHYHGLHVTPQGNADNIFLSVPPGERLTYEFTLPADHPAGTFWYHPHHHGHVAEQLFGGLAGLFIVRGELDELPEIKAAQEAFMVLQDFDITRAGDIAAPNPMAMMMGREGPIVTVNGQVNPGLAIPQGGLLRLRLLNASPARFYRLQLEGHTLHLVATDGGAIAAPIELSELLLAPGERAEVLVQGNREPGQYRLLNLPYDRGGMMMGGGMGMGGGGMGGMNHSMGNMPHQSGGDTAQPLATLTYDGSVAALPLPQQLGRVDPLPEPTVTRRLELSMAMGPGMSMAFLFNGKTFDEQRIDITPTLNTIEEWELANVDPDRMDHPFHLHVNPFQVISRNGQPEPYQAWKDTVLVKGNEAVRIRIPFRTFTGKTVYHCHILDHEDLGMMGTVDIQPA, from the coding sequence ATGCGCTCTATCAAACGACGAGAATTTTTGGGTTTAAGTGCGGGAGCTACAGCAGCTATCCTGCTCTCTCAGTGTTCCAAAGCACAAACACAAGGCTCTACGGCTAGCCCTACTCTGCTGCCAGGGCGAGTTATCAACAGCCAAGGAGGATTACTAAGCCTTGATTTAGAAGCGAATGTTCAGCCAGTACCCCTGGGTAATCGCAGAGCCAACCTGCTGACCTTCAACGGTCAAATGCCCGGCCCTCGGCTAGAGGCCAAACCCGGCGACACAGTGCAGATTCGCTTCACCAATCGGCTCAATCAACCTACCAATCTGCACTACCATGGGCTGCACGTTACTCCCCAGGGCAACGCAGACAACATTTTCCTCAGCGTGCCCCCAGGGGAGCGTTTGACCTACGAATTTACCCTGCCAGCCGATCATCCGGCGGGTACGTTTTGGTATCACCCTCATCACCACGGCCATGTGGCCGAGCAGTTGTTTGGCGGGCTGGCCGGGCTGTTTATCGTCCGGGGCGAGCTGGATGAGCTGCCTGAAATCAAAGCTGCTCAAGAAGCGTTTATGGTGCTGCAAGACTTTGACATCACCCGCGCTGGCGATATCGCCGCCCCTAACCCGATGGCAATGATGATGGGTCGCGAGGGGCCGATAGTGACGGTGAATGGACAGGTCAATCCAGGGTTAGCCATCCCCCAGGGCGGGCTTTTGCGGCTGCGGTTGCTCAATGCGTCTCCGGCCCGGTTCTATCGATTGCAGCTGGAGGGGCATACGTTGCACCTGGTGGCGACGGATGGGGGGGCGATCGCCGCTCCCATCGAGCTATCTGAACTCTTGCTGGCCCCTGGCGAGCGGGCCGAAGTGCTGGTGCAGGGCAACCGCGAACCGGGCCAATATCGTTTGCTTAACCTCCCCTACGATCGCGGCGGCATGATGATGGGGGGTGGCATGGGTATGGGTGGCGGTGGCATGGGCGGCATGAATCACAGCATGGGGAATATGCCGCATCAGAGCGGTGGTGACACTGCCCAACCTTTGGCCACCCTGACCTATGACGGTTCAGTTGCGGCCCTACCCCTACCCCAACAGCTAGGTCGTGTAGACCCTCTGCCAGAACCCACAGTGACCCGCCGCCTCGAACTATCGATGGCGATGGGGCCAGGTATGAGTATGGCGTTTTTGTTCAACGGCAAAACCTTTGATGAGCAGCGGATCGACATTACTCCTACACTCAACACCATCGAAGAGTGGGAATTGGCCAACGTCGATCCTGACCGGATGGATCATCCATTTCATTTACATGTCAACCCGTTTCAAGTGATCAGCCGCAACGGACAACCTGAACCCTACCAGGCTTGGAAAGACACGGTACTGGTAAAAGGCAACGAAGCCGTGCGCATCCGCATTCCATTTCGCACCTTTACAGGTAAAACGGTGTACCACTGCCACATCCTTGACCACGAAGATCTTGGCATGATGGGCACTGTGGATATTCAGCCCGCCTGA
- a CDS encoding DUF2933 domain-containing protein, which yields MKTKFNAFGMCFDWRVLVGLVAIGIAIAILAPQLTLSALPLLLLAACPLSMFLMMVMMNRMDKDSTPAPSHRSASHLPASTLLNRDVQLAQLREHLQQLQTQHEAIAHQINTLEQSEQRSSSSSSLKADRHLKE from the coding sequence ATGAAAACAAAATTCAATGCCTTTGGCATGTGTTTTGACTGGAGAGTATTGGTGGGGCTAGTAGCCATTGGCATTGCTATTGCGATATTGGCACCGCAACTAACGCTGAGTGCATTACCATTACTGTTGCTAGCAGCCTGTCCGCTTTCAATGTTTTTGATGATGGTGATGATGAATCGAATGGACAAGGACTCAACTCCTGCTCCATCACACCGATCAGCGAGCCATTTACCCGCCAGTACACTCCTTAACCGAGATGTGCAACTGGCTCAATTGCGAGAACATCTTCAGCAATTGCAGACGCAGCACGAAGCGATCGCTCACCAGATTAATACATTAGAACAATCTGAACAGCGATCATCCAGCAGCTCTTCACTTAAGGCAGATCGTCATCTCAAGGAGTGA
- a CDS encoding F510_1955 family glycosylhydrolase, with protein MSQPNSNEGKATKWLAYVVPATIFLLILGGTAWLFSRTSQPTGGNLSSAVSQSPSNQADSAPAPTTLEASLKPAENWQTNNHIHGLTVSPDDPQIIYIASHSGLLKRSETGQWFWVKEQYDYMGFISHPTDANRFYASGHPPEGGNLGFQVSQNQGLDWQEVSMRGVDFHAMAIAPSNPDTIYGLATSGQQGFFVSNDAGQTWTKQPASGLEAVPFSLNVDPLNPERVLATTQAGLYESQDAGKTWSLIPSTATAPIAGLALQAEGDQTTMLGYRISSTDAGLYRSVDGGQSWGPWSDELEGTILYMAAAPTNAQVLYAVNENNVVFQSQDGGKTWNELDS; from the coding sequence ATGAGTCAGCCAAATTCAAACGAGGGAAAAGCTACAAAATGGTTAGCTTATGTTGTTCCTGCAACAATATTTCTCCTAATCTTGGGAGGCACAGCCTGGTTGTTTAGCCGTACCAGCCAGCCTACCGGCGGCAATTTGTCCAGTGCTGTATCTCAATCGCCATCGAACCAAGCAGATAGCGCACCAGCACCCACTACTTTAGAAGCATCTCTAAAACCAGCCGAAAACTGGCAAACAAATAATCACATTCACGGATTAACCGTCAGTCCTGACGATCCTCAAATTATTTATATTGCTAGTCATAGTGGGCTTTTGAAACGATCTGAGACGGGTCAGTGGTTTTGGGTAAAAGAGCAGTACGATTACATGGGGTTTATCTCGCACCCCACTGATGCAAACCGCTTCTATGCCAGTGGACATCCGCCAGAGGGTGGTAACTTAGGTTTTCAAGTGAGCCAAAATCAAGGGTTAGATTGGCAAGAAGTTTCCATGCGAGGGGTTGATTTTCATGCCATGGCGATCGCACCTAGCAACCCTGATACCATTTACGGCTTAGCTACATCTGGGCAACAAGGCTTTTTTGTATCAAACGATGCGGGTCAAACCTGGACAAAACAGCCTGCCAGTGGTTTAGAGGCAGTACCCTTTAGCCTTAATGTTGATCCTCTTAATCCAGAACGAGTGTTAGCAACAACACAAGCGGGGCTATATGAAAGTCAGGATGCAGGCAAAACATGGTCACTGATTCCCAGTACAGCCACTGCTCCAATCGCCGGATTAGCACTACAAGCAGAGGGCGATCAAACGACGATGTTGGGATACCGTATCTCTTCTACGGATGCTGGATTGTACCGTAGCGTGGATGGCGGACAATCCTGGGGACCCTGGAGCGATGAATTAGAGGGCACAATTTTATATATGGCTGCTGCTCCTACTAACGCCCAAGTTCTCTATGCTGTCAATGAGAACAATGTTGTCTTTCAATCACAAGACGGTGGCAAAACATGGAATGAGCTGGATTCGTAA
- a CDS encoding TVP38/TMEM64 family protein codes for MKRKRLGKQRFLNRQNAIALSILLLCLLICSWIWVQPDFDLFSAQGLEQAIQSWGWLGVLAYIGILILSVVLSPIPSAPLAVAAGMVWGPVWAGIYSIIGGFLGGLLAYFIGYTLGRSAVRALTGKLIYFSKNRGEVYLGWVIFITRLLPILSFDLISYGAGITGLSLPIYATATLLGMIPSTFFLTFMGSTFAVSLPFGIVLSVLFLTFLIGFPYGIHRYNWFNMRDIIHVK; via the coding sequence ATGAAGCGTAAGCGACTAGGGAAGCAGCGATTTCTCAATCGGCAGAATGCGATCGCCCTCAGCATTCTGTTGCTGTGCCTACTAATTTGCAGCTGGATTTGGGTTCAACCAGACTTTGATTTATTCTCTGCACAAGGTTTGGAGCAAGCTATTCAAAGCTGGGGATGGTTAGGAGTACTAGCCTACATTGGTATTCTAATTTTGTCTGTTGTCCTTAGTCCCATTCCAAGCGCTCCTCTGGCGGTAGCGGCTGGTATGGTTTGGGGGCCAGTTTGGGCAGGAATCTATAGTATCATTGGTGGCTTCTTAGGTGGTTTGCTGGCGTACTTTATTGGATACACCTTAGGGCGATCGGCTGTTCGTGCATTGACGGGCAAACTCATCTACTTTTCTAAAAATCGAGGAGAAGTTTATCTAGGTTGGGTAATCTTCATCACGCGCCTGCTTCCTATCTTGTCATTTGACCTAATTAGCTATGGGGCCGGTATCACAGGGCTTTCGCTGCCAATTTATGCCACTGCAACTCTACTTGGCATGATTCCATCAACCTTTTTTCTAACTTTTATGGGCTCAACTTTTGCAGTTAGTCTACCGTTTGGGATTGTTCTTTCTGTTTTGTTTCTGACTTTTTTGATTGGCTTTCCGTATGGCATTCATCGATATAACTGGTTTAACATGAGAGACATCATTCATGTGAAATAA
- a CDS encoding DUF305 domain-containing protein gives MSTQKAMKNETMFMGKYGRFAAMVATSTVAMFFLMYLNVYRLDHIYFSETRVYMALIMGAVMAGIMLGFMLNMYGNRKVNTSIFVGSIIVFALSLWLVRSQTTVGDIAWMKAMIPHHSIAILTSERANLSDPRVQELAGEIIESQVREIDEMKALIEELENR, from the coding sequence ATGTCTACTCAAAAAGCGATGAAAAACGAAACAATGTTTATGGGAAAGTATGGAAGATTTGCCGCAATGGTGGCAACATCGACCGTTGCAATGTTCTTTCTGATGTACTTGAATGTTTACCGGCTAGATCACATTTACTTCAGTGAGACGCGAGTCTATATGGCTCTAATCATGGGAGCAGTCATGGCTGGTATCATGCTTGGCTTTATGCTAAATATGTATGGCAACCGAAAAGTAAACACAAGTATCTTTGTGGGCAGCATTATAGTATTTGCCCTGTCGCTATGGCTTGTTCGTAGCCAGACCACTGTTGGGGATATCGCCTGGATGAAGGCGATGATTCCGCACCACTCAATTGCAATTTTAACGAGTGAGCGGGCTAATCTCTCAGATCCGCGTGTTCAAGAGCTTGCCGGAGAGATTATTGAGTCCCAGGTTAGAGAGATTGATGAGATGAAGGCACTAATTGAGGAGCTTGAGAATAGATAA
- a CDS encoding copper-translocating P-type ATPase produces the protein MFKKRFWVSLLLTLPILYFSPQLQGWLGYEAIAFPGSTWINPVLGIALYFYGGWPFLLGAWHELTSQIGMMTLIALAITVAFVYSLAVSLGLDGMPFYWELATLIVIMLLGHWIEMASVQGASKALEELSTLVPSAAHRMRNGQIDDVPASDIQVGDIILIRPGEQIPNDGEIIEGSTSVNESFLTGESKPVHKQVGDEVVAGSINTDGSVQVKVTRVGEDTAISQIMRLVEEAQSSRSRYQVLADKVAYWLTLIAIAAGTLTFIVWLTLSDLVFAINRAVTVLVITCPHALGLAIPLVIANSTGLAARNGILVRNRDSMERAKDIKIMAFDKTGTLTQGKFGVQQIAVDGMLEDEALAIAAALENPSEHPLAKAIVDSAHQRQLDVPPMNDFQTITGRGVEGQVNGQTYRVGRPEWVQEQNLAWPEPLQAALDRADERGESAVVLMALDRAIAVISMADRVRDSARTTIDRLHQMGIQAVMITGDAEAVARAVAEDLGIDRYYARVLPEDKVNRIKELKKEAPTAFVGDGVNDAAALLEATMGLAIGAGTNVAIESADLVLIEDDPLDAVKALVLAKKTYRKMIQNLFWATGYNIFAIPLAAGVLATWGILLSPAVGALLMSLSTVIVAINAVLLRRAKLA, from the coding sequence ATGTTCAAAAAGAGGTTTTGGGTCTCCCTGCTGCTAACCCTGCCAATTCTCTACTTCTCGCCGCAATTGCAGGGCTGGCTAGGCTACGAGGCGATCGCCTTTCCCGGCTCAACCTGGATTAACCCAGTCCTTGGCATTGCCCTCTACTTCTATGGGGGCTGGCCCTTTTTGCTGGGGGCATGGCACGAACTGACAAGCCAAATTGGCATGATGACGCTGATTGCCCTGGCGATTACGGTGGCCTTTGTCTACAGCCTGGCGGTTTCCCTGGGGCTAGACGGTATGCCCTTTTATTGGGAACTGGCCACGCTGATTGTGATTATGCTGCTGGGCCACTGGATTGAAATGGCCTCAGTGCAGGGGGCCAGTAAGGCTCTAGAAGAACTCTCGACCTTAGTACCCAGTGCAGCCCACCGCATGCGCAACGGCCAGATCGATGACGTTCCCGCCAGCGACATTCAGGTAGGCGACATCATTCTGATTCGCCCTGGCGAGCAGATTCCCAACGATGGGGAAATCATTGAGGGCAGCACCAGCGTCAATGAGTCGTTTTTGACCGGCGAGTCTAAGCCGGTACACAAACAGGTGGGCGATGAGGTGGTAGCAGGCTCCATCAACACTGATGGCTCTGTGCAGGTCAAGGTCACACGGGTGGGTGAAGACACGGCGATTAGCCAGATTATGCGGCTAGTGGAAGAAGCGCAGTCGTCGCGCAGCCGCTATCAGGTGTTGGCTGACAAGGTGGCCTACTGGCTCACCCTGATTGCGATCGCAGCGGGCACCCTGACCTTTATTGTCTGGCTCACCCTGAGCGACCTGGTGTTTGCCATTAACCGAGCGGTAACGGTGCTGGTCATTACCTGCCCCCACGCCCTGGGCCTGGCCATTCCTCTGGTGATTGCCAACTCGACCGGGCTAGCCGCCCGCAATGGAATTTTGGTGCGCAACCGCGACTCGATGGAGCGGGCCAAAGATATCAAAATCATGGCCTTTGACAAGACCGGAACCCTGACCCAGGGTAAGTTTGGCGTGCAGCAGATCGCGGTAGACGGCATGTTAGAAGATGAGGCCCTAGCGATCGCCGCTGCCCTCGAAAATCCCTCTGAACATCCCCTGGCCAAGGCCATTGTTGACTCGGCCCACCAGCGTCAGCTTGACGTGCCCCCCATGAACGACTTCCAAACCATCACCGGACGCGGCGTGGAAGGTCAGGTCAATGGGCAGACCTACCGAGTGGGTCGGCCAGAATGGGTACAGGAGCAAAACCTGGCTTGGCCAGAGCCCCTGCAAGCAGCGCTCGATCGGGCTGATGAGCGGGGCGAAAGTGCGGTGGTGCTGATGGCGCTCGATCGGGCGATCGCGGTGATTTCGATGGCTGACCGGGTGCGCGACAGCGCCCGCACTACTATCGATCGCCTGCACCAGATGGGCATTCAGGCGGTGATGATTACCGGCGACGCCGAGGCGGTAGCCCGTGCGGTGGCTGAGGATTTGGGCATCGATCGCTACTACGCCCGCGTACTGCCAGAAGACAAAGTCAACCGCATTAAGGAACTGAAAAAAGAAGCCCCCACCGCCTTCGTTGGCGACGGCGTCAACGATGCCGCAGCGTTACTGGAGGCCACGATGGGGCTAGCCATTGGGGCCGGAACAAACGTGGCGATCGAGTCGGCTGACCTAGTACTGATCGAAGACGATCCGCTCGATGCCGTCAAGGCGCTGGTCTTGGCCAAAAAGACCTACCGCAAGATGATCCAAAACTTGTTCTGGGCTACGGGCTACAACATCTTTGCCATTCCCCTAGCGGCGGGGGTACTGGCAACCTGGGGAATTTTGCTGTCCCCAGCGGTGGGTGCCCTACTGATGAGCCTTTCGACTGTGATTGTGGCGATTAACGCGGTGCTGCTGCGACGGGCGAAGCTGGCCTAG
- a CDS encoding ATP-binding protein — protein sequence MARPRDGLRVTLALALIAAVGSWLVRVALEPVQIPYRIEKDRLLQSGGAGLGLSIALAIAQAHGGSIHVKSAVSKGSTFTIKLPLASSGTPLGQLRPSQQHRVNRHNHSRKAHQ from the coding sequence ATGGCCCGGCCCAGGGATGGCCTTAGGGTTACCCTGGCTCTGGCCCTGATTGCGGCGGTGGGGTCGTGGCTGGTGAGGGTGGCGCTGGAGCCGGTGCAAATACCGTACCGCATCGAGAAAGATCGATTACTCCAGAGCGGTGGAGCGGGTCTGGGGCTGTCGATCGCGCTGGCGATCGCCCAGGCCCATGGCGGCAGCATTCACGTCAAAAGTGCCGTCTCCAAGGGCAGCACCTTTACCATTAAGCTCCCCCTCGCCAGTTCAGGCACACCCCTAGGCCAGCTTCGCCCGTCGCAGCAGCACCGCGTTAATCGCCACAATCACAGTCGAAAGGCTCATCAGTAG
- a CDS encoding iron uptake porin — translation MTKLMWRFLLAVPAAWGVAVAVSSTAVAAESATVQVDSFNQDSIQLAQITSVSDLTDVLPSDWAFQALQSLVENYGCIQGYPDRTFRGQRSLTRFEFAAGLNSCLDVIATLIAQSGINPDDLATIRRLQEEFQAELATLRGRVDALEAETAALRAQQFSTTTKLRGQADFHLVTPFDGITGEANTSVANRARLNFDSSFTGDDRLRIRLQAGDGNAISPGVLGGLANARGSDYNVTVDDFYYRFPVGNRITLTASARGLQGDDWVTDTIVPFDGPSVAQYGEPAFYTSGGSSSNGAGVGISIALTDSIVFDAGYTAGNGSATNPQATSPAVGIFAAANQSYIAQLSFLSDGFLDAGIAYLHNDRSITFQGGLPGGTDTYAGLLNLDFGRFFIAGHGAYQTYNGGNDFSWTAGLGINDFLAEGAQLGVYGGQLPQVRGTTNNPTLIEGYYEVPFNEFLTITPALIYGDTNLGGTDETGFWGVLRATFRF, via the coding sequence ATGACTAAACTAATGTGGCGATTTTTGCTAGCGGTACCCGCTGCCTGGGGTGTTGCTGTGGCTGTTTCTAGTACAGCTGTCGCTGCTGAGTCGGCCACCGTTCAAGTGGACAGCTTCAACCAAGACTCGATTCAACTGGCTCAGATCACCAGCGTGTCGGATCTGACCGATGTGCTGCCCTCCGACTGGGCCTTCCAGGCGCTGCAAAGCCTGGTGGAGAATTACGGTTGTATTCAGGGTTACCCTGACCGCACCTTCCGTGGTCAACGCAGCCTCACGCGCTTCGAGTTCGCTGCTGGTCTGAACTCCTGCTTGGATGTCATTGCCACCTTAATCGCTCAGTCGGGCATCAACCCCGACGATCTAGCTACCATCCGTCGCCTGCAAGAAGAGTTCCAGGCTGAACTGGCTACCCTGCGTGGTCGCGTCGATGCTCTCGAAGCTGAAACCGCTGCCCTGCGCGCTCAGCAATTCTCCACCACCACCAAGCTGCGGGGGCAAGCTGACTTTCATTTGGTTACCCCTTTTGACGGCATTACCGGTGAAGCAAACACCAGCGTTGCCAACCGCGCTCGCTTAAACTTCGACTCCAGCTTCACTGGCGACGATCGCTTGCGTATTCGCCTGCAGGCTGGTGATGGTAACGCCATTTCCCCAGGTGTGCTCGGTGGCTTGGCCAACGCTCGGGGTAGCGACTACAACGTAACCGTTGACGACTTCTACTACCGATTCCCCGTTGGTAACCGCATCACTCTAACTGCTTCTGCCCGTGGTCTTCAGGGCGACGACTGGGTCACCGACACCATCGTTCCTTTTGATGGCCCCTCTGTCGCCCAATATGGAGAACCAGCTTTTTATACCAGCGGCGGCAGTAGCTCCAACGGTGCTGGTGTTGGTATCAGCATCGCCCTGACTGACAGCATCGTTTTTGATGCTGGTTACACGGCTGGCAACGGATCAGCCACTAATCCCCAGGCTACCAGTCCTGCGGTTGGTATCTTTGCTGCTGCCAACCAGAGCTACATTGCTCAGCTTAGCTTCCTGAGCGATGGTTTTCTAGATGCTGGTATTGCCTACCTACACAACGACCGGTCTATCACCTTCCAAGGTGGTCTACCCGGTGGTACTGACACCTATGCTGGTCTGTTGAACCTTGACTTTGGTAGATTCTTCATCGCTGGCCATGGTGCGTATCAAACCTACAACGGCGGCAACGACTTTAGCTGGACCGCTGGTCTTGGCATCAACGATTTCCTGGCTGAGGGTGCTCAGCTAGGCGTTTACGGTGGTCAGCTACCCCAGGTGCGTGGTACCACCAACAACCCCACTCTTATTGAAGGTTACTACGAGGTGCCCTTTAACGAATTCCTAACTATCACTCCTGCCCTCATCTATGGGGATACCAACCTGGGTGGTACCGATGAAACTGGTTTCTGGGGTGTCCTGCGCGCCACCTTCCGGTTCTAA
- the rppB gene encoding two-component system sensor histidine kinase RppB: MAWDTGSKLNRLFRRSRWQLTGWYTGVMAVVLAISALGMYEAIAHAHRVAADRELKSVAEAVHDNLEKSLTSGDQIESGSSELLPSLCLTGDPCLAPFEHSQNHYHPGDLYSGNYYIRVLGTNGALVATAGDYPPGLPSPDVSALWQSLRDGSGQPYRQIILPLYALDDQQLVGRVVVGRSLNDFAAYLATVRWNMALGLPIVLALTAIAGWWLAGVALKPVRMSYRNIQQFTADAAHELRTPLAAVQATTESVIRLPDISDAEARDTLQVVARQNHRLTLLVSDLLLLSRLDIQTATPGFACCLQDVLSDIEEEMAALSMAKGIGLVLDQPATPPLVVIGHEEQLYRLVLNVVSNALQHTPANGKVILCLRAVDKHALITVEDTGVGIHPDDQPRIFDRFYRIEKDRSRQSGGAGLGLSIALAIAQAHGGSIHVKSAVSKGSTFSIKLPLAAPVR, from the coding sequence ATGGCATGGGATACCGGTTCAAAGCTGAATAGACTGTTTCGCCGCAGCCGCTGGCAGCTCACGGGTTGGTATACCGGCGTCATGGCCGTCGTGCTGGCGATCAGTGCTTTGGGCATGTACGAGGCGATCGCCCACGCCCATCGGGTAGCCGCCGATCGCGAGCTAAAATCGGTCGCTGAAGCCGTTCACGACAACCTAGAGAAATCTCTCACCTCTGGCGATCAGATTGAGAGCGGTTCCTCTGAACTGCTGCCGAGCCTTTGTCTAACTGGGGATCCCTGCCTGGCCCCCTTTGAGCACAGCCAGAACCACTATCACCCCGGCGACCTATACTCCGGCAATTACTATATCCGAGTGCTAGGCACTAATGGGGCATTAGTTGCGACCGCTGGTGACTACCCCCCAGGACTACCCAGCCCTGATGTTTCTGCCCTTTGGCAAAGCCTGCGCGATGGGTCGGGTCAGCCCTACCGCCAGATTATTCTGCCCCTGTATGCCCTCGATGATCAACAACTGGTGGGCCGGGTCGTGGTGGGCCGTTCGCTCAATGACTTTGCCGCCTACCTCGCCACGGTTCGCTGGAATATGGCGTTAGGTCTACCCATTGTTCTAGCGCTCACGGCGATCGCTGGGTGGTGGCTGGCGGGGGTGGCGCTAAAGCCAGTGCGAATGTCGTACCGCAACATTCAGCAGTTTACGGCAGATGCCGCCCACGAGCTGAGAACCCCGCTGGCGGCGGTTCAAGCCACCACCGAGTCGGTGATTCGGCTGCCAGACATCTCCGATGCGGAGGCGCGAGATACACTCCAGGTGGTTGCTCGCCAAAACCATCGCCTAACCCTCTTAGTCAGCGATCTGCTGCTCTTGTCGCGGCTCGATATCCAAACTGCTACCCCTGGCTTTGCCTGCTGCTTACAAGACGTGCTGAGCGATATTGAGGAAGAGATGGCGGCGCTATCTATGGCCAAGGGCATTGGCCTAGTGCTCGATCAGCCTGCAACCCCGCCCCTGGTGGTGATTGGTCACGAAGAGCAGCTCTACCGTCTGGTGCTGAATGTGGTCAGCAATGCCCTACAGCACACCCCTGCCAACGGGAAAGTCATTCTTTGCCTTAGAGCCGTAGATAAGCACGCTCTGATTACGGTAGAAGATACCGGAGTGGGCATTCACCCCGACGATCAACCCCGAATTTTTGATCGCTTTTACCGCATCGAAAAAGATCGGTCTCGCCAGAGCGGCGGAGCGGGTCTGGGTCTGTCGATCGCGCTGGCGATCGCCCAGGCCCACGGCGGCAGCATTCACGTCAAAAGCGCCGTCTCAAAGGGCAGCACCTTTAGTATTAAGCTACCGCTCGCGGCACCGGTTCGTTAA
- the rppA gene encoding two-component system response regulator RppA yields the protein MRILLVEDEPDLGRAIKRTLTQEAYVVDWVQSGDEALTYLESSTVTYVLGVLDWMLPGLTGLEICRWLRARQNALPILMLTANDRIEDRIAGLDAGADDYLVKPFSMDELLARLRALRRRPADFKPAQIHVGPLTLDCDRRIALLHSDTASEQAIELTQKEFQLLQYLMEHPDQILTQEQVLNQLWEFGAEPISNVVAAQVRLLRRKLGQYGYDDMIETVYGMGYRFKAE from the coding sequence ATGCGTATTTTGCTGGTCGAAGATGAGCCCGACTTGGGGCGAGCGATTAAGCGCACGCTAACTCAAGAAGCCTACGTGGTGGACTGGGTGCAGTCTGGGGATGAAGCGCTGACCTATCTGGAGAGCAGCACTGTCACCTACGTGCTTGGAGTACTTGACTGGATGCTGCCAGGGCTAACGGGGCTAGAGATCTGTCGCTGGCTACGGGCACGGCAGAATGCGCTGCCGATTCTCATGCTGACCGCCAACGATCGCATCGAAGACCGGATTGCCGGGCTCGATGCCGGGGCCGATGACTATCTGGTCAAACCCTTCAGCATGGATGAGCTGCTGGCCCGGTTGCGGGCCTTGAGACGCCGCCCCGCTGACTTCAAGCCAGCTCAGATTCACGTTGGGCCGCTGACGCTGGACTGCGATCGCAGAATTGCCCTGCTGCACAGTGATACCGCCTCCGAGCAGGCGATTGAACTGACCCAAAAAGAGTTTCAGCTCTTGCAATATTTGATGGAGCACCCCGACCAAATTCTCACCCAAGAGCAGGTGCTCAACCAGCTGTGGGAATTTGGCGCAGAGCCCATCAGCAACGTGGTGGCGGCCCAGGTGCGGCTGCTGCGCCGTAAGCTGGGGCAGTATGGCTATGACGATATGATTGAAACCGTCTATGGCATGGGATACCGGTTCAAAGCTGAATAG